A genomic window from Triticum urartu cultivar G1812 chromosome 7, Tu2.1, whole genome shotgun sequence includes:
- the LOC125523801 gene encoding protein DMP3-like: MASSSPSSTVIQMPPTPHTNGVTTAPATPKDVSDFPTTAPAAVAGPAATATDKVMSSAANLAQLLPTGTVLAYQAMSPSFTNHGKCFSSNQWLTAALVIVLTISCILFSFTDSVLGRDQKLYYGIATPRGFNVFNFSDEEEKLQWTPAGFRRLRIRPLDFIRAVFTALVFLTVAFSDVGLQNCFFPGAGRNTEELLKNLPLGIAFLSSFVFMIFPTKRKGIGYTDSTPREKLT, from the coding sequence ATGGCTTCATCATCTCCATCTTCCACCGTGATCCAGATGCCTCCAACTCCACACACCAACGGCGTGACGACGGCCCCGGCCACGCCCAAGGACGTCAGCGATTTCCCAACCACGGCACCAGCAGCAGTTGCCGGACCAGCAGCCACGGCGACGGACAAGGTCATGTCGAGTGCCGCGAACCTCGCGCAGCTGCTACCGACAGGCACGGTGTTGGCATACCAGGCGATGTCCCCGTCCTTCACCAACCACGGGAAGTGCTTCTCCTCCAACCAGTGGCTCACCGCGGCGCTGGTCATCGTCCTCACCATCTCGTGCATCCTCTTCTCCTTCACCGACAGCGTACTCGGCCGCGACCAGAAGCTCTACTACGGCATCGCCACGCCGCGCGGTTTCAACGTGTTCAACTTCTCGGACGAAGAGGAGAAGCTGCAGTGGACTCCCGCTGGGTTCCGTAGGCTCCGCATCCGGCCGCTGGACTTCATTCGCGCCGTCTTCACGGCCCTAGTGTTCCTCACAGTGGCATTCAGCGACGTGGGGCTGCAGAACTGCTTCTTCCCCGGCGCTGGTAGGAACACGGAGGAGCTTCTCAAGAACTTGCCACTGGGCATCGCGTTTCTGTCCAGTTTTGTGTTCATGATCTTTCCCACAAAAAGGAAGGGCATCGGCTACACCGACAGCACTCCTCGCGAAAAGCTCACTTGA